A DNA window from Castanea sativa cultivar Marrone di Chiusa Pesio chromosome 7, ASM4071231v1 contains the following coding sequences:
- the LOC142642898 gene encoding uncharacterized protein LOC142642898, whose protein sequence is MVKKNNRLPLIRSSEERTPLHIAAKLGSRDMTSYLYSVTPFEGLPPDERMEILMATITNDMYDMALEILEKDRTLATSKDAKTIAASRELAKKPFVIGSKSRLSLWERCFNFWFKCFSDKAVIQALVHELVVRVLNEVQQFDHSGFSNIFLRAPLFDAAEFGNAEFIIILIRSHPNIILTTDNFHQSLFHIAVKNRQESVFNLLNEIGPIKEIILSYVDIHKQNILHLAGELAPPSRLNVVPGAALQMQRELLWFKEVEKSVPHSYLKMRNSDNLTPWEVFTDKHKELRGEGQKWMKETVNFYIVVATLITAVVFTAAFTVPGGTNPDTGIPIMLKSMWFKIFFISDAIALLSSSASISMFLSILASRFTEMDFHTKLPAQWALGLITLFISLAGMVVAFSASCFLVFKSEMAWLPKAIIALAGQLIVTSVFIHLKLSDDIIHSARFLLRPRKNKLF, encoded by the exons ATGGTGAAAAAGAACAATAGGCTCCCATTGATCCGCAGTAGTGAAGAAAGGACACCACTTCACATAGCAGCAAAGCTCGGAAGTAGAGACATGACGTCGTATCTATACTCTGTGACTCCTTTCGAGGGTTTGCCTCCCGACGAACGCATGGAGATCCTTATGGCTACTATTACCAATGATATGTATG ATATGGCActcgaaattctggaaaaagATCGAACATTAGCAACTTCGAAAGATGCAAAGACTATTGCAGCATCGCGTGAGTTGGCCAAAAAACCCTTTGTAATTGGCAGCAAAAGTCGGCTATCACTCTGGGAAAGATGCTTCAACTTCT GGTTCAAATGTTTCAGTGACAAAGCTGTTATACAGGCATTAGTCCATGAATTGGTTGTTCGTGTCTTAAATGAAGTACAACAATTCGATCACAGCGGATTCTCAAACATTTTTTTACGAGCTCCACTTTTTGATGCTGCAGAATTTGGGAATGCTGAATTTATAATTATACTTATTCGTTCTCATCCTAATATCATATTGACAACAGACAACTTCCATCAAAGTTTATTTCACATTGCTGTTAAAAATCGGCAAGAGAGTGTCTTCAATCTGCTAAATGAGATAGGCCCTATCAAGGAAATAATTTTAAGCTATGTTGATATCCATAAACAAAACATTCTGCACTTAGCTGGAGAATTGGCTCCTCCAAGTCGATTAAATGTTGTACCAGGAGCTGCCCTTCAAATGCAACGGGAGTTGTTGTGGTTTAAG GAGGTAGAAAAGTCTGTGCCACATTCGTACTTGAAGATGAGGAATTCAGATAACCTAACACCATGGGAAGTATTTACAGATAAACATAAAGAGCTAAGGGGAGAAGGTCAAAAGTGGATGAAGGAAACAGTGAACTTTTACATTGTTGTGGCAACTCTGATTACCGCTGTTGTTTTCACTGCAGCTTTCACTGTACCGGGTGGCACCAATCCGGACACAGGCATCCCTATTATGTTGAAAAGTATGtggtttaaaatatttttcatatcgGATGCAATAGCACTGTTATCCTCTTCGGCTTCAATATCAATGTTCCTGTCAATTCTTGCATCACGTTTCACGGAAATGGATTTCCACACGAAATTACCAGCACAGTGGGCGTTGGGACTCATCACACTCTTCATCTCTTTAGCAGGCATGGTGGTAGCCTTCAGCGCATCCTGCTTTTTGGTCTTTAAAAGCGAAATGGCATGGCTTCCGAAAGCTATAATTGCTTTAGCTGGTCAACTGATTGTTACTTCTGTTTTCATACATTTGAAACTTTCGGATGATATCATCCACTCGGCTAGGTTTCTTTTGCGGCCACGTAAAAATAAACTCTTTTAG